A region from the Arcobacter sp. F2176 genome encodes:
- a CDS encoding DMT family transporter has protein sequence MTNQIKAHILLLIATFLVAGSFIASQKLSGVIDPISLTLCRFVFASIILAPLILVNGKYRNKVLSTLPRGMIIGFFYSLYFIGLFKALESTTALNTGTLFTLVPLLTAVFAIFLLKQKFGLVQFITYFVGILGTCIVVFKGNLQLFLKFELNEGDIIFLFAIISMSLYSISTKFVHKKGDELIVLVFTTLLSGIIWMSIALVLMDIPLQWGKITGNLVYYMLYLIIGATIFTVYLYQQASINLGPKKVMAYVYINPACIALLMFITHGETIGLKVLIGILISSIATIILLSKD, from the coding sequence TTGACAAATCAGATTAAAGCACATATTTTACTTTTGATTGCCACTTTTTTAGTAGCAGGTTCATTTATCGCTTCCCAAAAGCTTTCTGGGGTGATTGATCCCATATCTCTTACTCTTTGTCGTTTTGTTTTTGCTTCGATTATCTTAGCTCCACTTATTTTAGTAAATGGAAAATATCGAAATAAAGTATTATCAACACTTCCAAGGGGTATGATTATTGGATTTTTTTATTCTCTGTATTTTATTGGATTATTCAAAGCTTTAGAGAGTACGACAGCTTTAAATACAGGAACACTTTTTACTTTGGTACCATTGCTTACTGCTGTATTTGCAATCTTTCTACTTAAACAAAAATTTGGATTAGTGCAGTTTATAACTTATTTTGTAGGTATTCTTGGAACTTGTATTGTCGTATTTAAGGGAAACTTACAACTATTTTTAAAGTTTGAATTAAATGAAGGTGATATTATATTTTTATTTGCAATCATTTCTATGTCTTTATACTCTATATCTACAAAGTTTGTACATAAAAAAGGTGATGAACTTATTGTCTTGGTTTTTACAACTTTATTAAGTGGAATCATTTGGATGTCAATAGCTTTAGTGCTTATGGATATACCTTTACAATGGGGAAAAATAACTGGGAATTTAGTTTATTATATGCTTTATTTGATTATTGGAGCAACTATATTTACTGTTTATTTATATCAACAAGCATCAATAAATCTAGGTCCAAAAAAAGTCATGGCTTATGTTTATATAAATCCAGCTTGTATTGCTTTATTGATGTTTATAACTCATGGAGAGACTATTGGACTAAAAGTTTTAATTGGTATTTTAATCTCTTCAATAGCCACAATTATCCTTTTATCAAAGGATTAG
- a CDS encoding LysR substrate-binding domain-containing protein, giving the protein MTLKELNFFYKLSDNPQVTQVAQELGISQSAISIAIKSLENKLNEKLFDRVGKKLVLNERGRFFKDTTYPHYLAIKDAQTIFQKDKLAGHMRIAASKTISNYIMPDIYYDFLSLYSEVKFDIETINSTKILEKILDSKLDIGLIETDYTHINIIREKLYDDELIIVTSDKNYPKESYIDTIEKKWILREVGSGTREVLIHKLGKHANKLNIFMELHGFEEIKKILIDNKDCVTAISKVAVKNELQNKQLFEIKLKNFEFKREFYLIYHKDKQKNLLFQTFIEYLKDRLN; this is encoded by the coding sequence ATGACCCTAAAAGAATTAAATTTTTTCTATAAGTTAAGTGATAATCCACAAGTAACACAAGTAGCCCAAGAGTTAGGTATAAGCCAATCAGCTATTTCCATAGCTATAAAATCTTTAGAAAATAAATTAAATGAAAAACTTTTTGATAGAGTTGGCAAAAAATTAGTTCTAAATGAGAGGGGAAGATTTTTTAAAGATACAACCTACCCTCACTATTTAGCAATAAAAGATGCCCAAACTATTTTTCAAAAAGATAAGCTAGCAGGACATATGAGAATAGCAGCTAGTAAAACCATATCTAACTATATCATGCCTGATATTTATTATGATTTTTTATCTTTATATAGCGAAGTAAAATTTGATATTGAGACTATTAATTCAACAAAAATACTAGAAAAAATATTAGATTCTAAATTAGATATAGGATTAATAGAGACAGATTATACTCACATAAATATAATAAGAGAAAAACTATATGATGATGAACTTATTATTGTAACTAGTGATAAAAATTACCCAAAAGAGAGTTACATAGATACAATAGAGAAAAAATGGATACTAAGAGAAGTTGGTTCAGGTACTAGAGAAGTACTAATACATAAACTTGGGAAACATGCAAATAAGCTAAATATATTTATGGAACTACATGGTTTTGAAGAGATAAAAAAAATACTCATTGATAACAAAGATTGTGTAACTGCCATATCAAAAGTTGCTGTTAAAAATGAACTTCAAAACAAACAACTCTTTGAAATAAAACTAAAAAACTTTGAGTTTAAAAGGGAGTTTTATTTGATTTACCACAAGGATAAACAAAAAAATCTTCTCTTTCAAACTTTCATTGAGTACTTAAAAGATAGATTAAACTAA
- a CDS encoding YeiH family protein: MSFSKHNRKGTINGIIFVALFSLLAIYISNLAIFKNIGISPLIIGIVIGMIYANTIKSKFPQTWNTGIKFSTKTILRLGIVLYGFRLTLQNLQDVGLQGFTVATLVVSLTFIIGYFIGVKILKMDRELTILISAGSSICGAAAVLATESVLKSQAYKSAIAVSTVVIFGTIAMFLYPFMYKAGLIPFDASNMGVYIGGTLHEVAHVVGAGNGISSAVAQNAVIVKMIRVMLLAPFLIIISIFIIKTGISKNEEKKKITIPWFAVMFMLVVVFNSFDFISAKGVDLINTFDTFALTMAMTALGMETSFDKFKGVGFKPIILATILFSWLVLGGFYIVKFTIGL, encoded by the coding sequence ATGTCTTTTAGTAAACATAATAGAAAAGGAACAATAAATGGAATTATTTTTGTTGCCTTATTCTCTTTATTGGCAATATATATTTCAAATCTAGCAATATTTAAAAATATAGGAATAAGCCCATTGATTATAGGTATTGTAATAGGGATGATATATGCCAATACTATAAAAAGTAAATTCCCTCAAACTTGGAATACAGGTATAAAATTCTCAACAAAAACAATTTTAAGGTTGGGTATTGTTCTTTATGGTTTTAGATTGACTTTACAAAACTTACAAGATGTAGGTTTACAAGGATTTACAGTAGCAACTTTAGTTGTAAGCCTTACTTTTATAATAGGATATTTTATTGGTGTAAAAATATTAAAAATGGATAGAGAATTAACTATCTTAATTAGTGCAGGAAGTTCTATATGTGGAGCAGCTGCAGTTTTAGCTACTGAGTCAGTTTTAAAATCACAAGCTTATAAAAGTGCAATTGCTGTATCAACTGTAGTTATCTTTGGAACTATTGCTATGTTTTTATATCCTTTTATGTACAAAGCAGGACTTATACCCTTTGATGCAAGTAATATGGGAGTATACATTGGAGGAACACTTCATGAAGTAGCACATGTAGTTGGAGCTGGTAATGGAATCAGTAGTGCAGTAGCCCAAAATGCTGTTATTGTTAAAATGATAAGAGTTATGTTACTAGCTCCATTTTTGATAATTATATCTATATTTATAATTAAAACTGGAATATCAAAAAATGAAGAAAAAAAGAAAATAACTATTCCATGGTTTGCAGTTATGTTTATGCTTGTAGTTGTATTTAATTCTTTTGACTTTATTTCTGCAAAAGGTGTAGATCTTATTAATACTTTTGATACTTTTGCTTTAACTATGGCAATGACTGCTTTAGGTATGGAGACTAGTTTTGATAAGTTTAAAGGCGTGGGATTTAAACCTATAATTTTAGCAACTATTCTATTTAGTTGGTTAGTTTTAGGAGGTTTTTATATAGTAAAGTTTACTATTGGGTTATAA
- the aspA gene encoding aspartate ammonia-lyase codes for MQTLHRIEKDFLGEKEIPLDKYYGIQTLRAKENFYITKTDISLFPNFIKSLARVKKACALTNFELGDLSDAQRDAIVQACNEIIDGKFHDQFIVDPIQGGAGTSTNMNANEVIANRALEIMGKPKSAYEFIHPNNHINMSQSTNDVYPTAIKLTLHELIYKLKDSLRFLRDCFEEKSVEFKDVLKMGRTQLQDAVPMTLGQEFKTYAVMIDEDIYRLRDAQTLLKEVNLGATAIGTGINSKASYQRKVISNLREVTGVDYVAAGDLIEATQDTGAFVHISGILKRVAIKVSKICNDLRLLSSGPRAGFNEINLPPMQPGSSIMPGKVNPVIPEVVNQVAFEVIGADTTISIACEGGQLQLNVFEPIIAYKLFTSINMMRRAFYTLGEKCVKGITANEEVCMNNILNSVTLVTCLNPILGYEKSSAIAKEALATNKRVYDLILEQELFTKEELDELLKPENMVNNLMKETTK; via the coding sequence ATGCAAACTTTACATAGAATAGAAAAAGATTTTTTAGGTGAAAAAGAGATTCCTTTAGATAAGTATTATGGAATACAAACATTAAGAGCAAAAGAGAATTTTTATATTACAAAAACAGATATATCATTATTTCCAAATTTTATAAAATCACTTGCAAGAGTGAAAAAAGCTTGTGCATTAACAAACTTTGAGTTAGGGGACTTATCGGATGCTCAAAGAGATGCAATAGTTCAAGCTTGTAATGAAATTATTGATGGGAAATTTCATGATCAGTTTATAGTAGATCCAATCCAAGGGGGAGCTGGAACTTCTACAAATATGAATGCAAATGAAGTAATAGCAAATAGAGCATTAGAAATTATGGGTAAACCAAAAAGTGCATATGAGTTTATTCATCCAAATAATCATATCAATATGAGTCAATCTACAAATGATGTATATCCAACAGCTATTAAACTTACACTTCATGAACTAATTTATAAATTAAAAGATTCTTTGAGATTCTTAAGAGATTGTTTTGAAGAAAAATCAGTTGAATTTAAAGATGTACTTAAAATGGGAAGAACTCAACTTCAAGATGCAGTACCTATGACACTTGGACAAGAGTTTAAAACATATGCAGTTATGATTGATGAAGATATTTATAGACTAAGAGATGCTCAAACACTTTTAAAAGAAGTAAATCTTGGAGCTACTGCAATTGGTACAGGTATTAACTCAAAAGCTTCATATCAAAGAAAAGTTATAAGTAATCTAAGAGAAGTAACAGGAGTAGATTATGTAGCTGCTGGAGATTTAATTGAAGCTACTCAAGATACTGGTGCTTTTGTTCATATCTCTGGAATACTAAAAAGAGTTGCAATCAAAGTTTCTAAAATATGTAATGATCTTAGACTATTAAGTTCAGGACCAAGAGCAGGATTCAATGAAATAAATCTTCCTCCAATGCAACCAGGAAGTTCTATCATGCCTGGAAAAGTAAATCCAGTTATCCCTGAAGTAGTAAATCAAGTTGCTTTTGAAGTAATAGGTGCCGATACTACTATTTCTATTGCTTGTGAGGGTGGGCAATTACAGTTGAATGTATTTGAACCGATTATTGCATACAAACTATTTACTTCTATAAATATGATGAGAAGAGCATTTTATACTTTAGGTGAAAAATGTGTTAAAGGTATAACTGCAAATGAAGAAGTTTGTATGAATAATATATTAAACTCTGTTACTTTAGTAACTTGTTTAAATCCAATCTTAGGATATGAAAAAAGTTCTGCAATAGCTAAAGAAGCATTGGCAACTAACAAAAGAGTATATGATCTTATTTTGGAGCAAGAATTGTTTACAAAAGAAGAATTAGATGAATTATTAAAACCTGAAAATATGGTAAATAATTTGATGAAGGAAACTACAAAATGA
- a CDS encoding asparaginase domain-containing protein: MTITVLNTGGTFNKRYNPIKGELEVPADNVALDKIIKSCHNVTFDIKNLVSKDSLYFTDEDRETILEEVQNSTSDKIIIIHGTDTVDLTSKFFDGKIEGKVIVFTGAMVPMSIDEVEATMNFSQALGFLNAEVKSGIYISMHGVVVEYSRLKKDRSVGQFLIN; encoded by the coding sequence ATGACAATTACAGTTTTAAATACAGGTGGAACTTTTAACAAAAGATATAACCCTATCAAAGGAGAACTTGAAGTTCCTGCTGATAATGTAGCATTGGACAAGATTATTAAATCTTGTCACAATGTGACTTTTGATATTAAAAATTTAGTCTCTAAAGATAGTTTGTATTTTACAGATGAAGATAGAGAGACTATTCTAGAAGAAGTTCAAAATAGTACAAGTGATAAAATTATAATCATACATGGAACTGATACTGTTGATTTAACTTCAAAATTCTTTGATGGAAAGATTGAAGGAAAAGTAATAGTTTTCACAGGTGCTATGGTTCCTATGAGTATTGATGAGGTTGAAGCTACTATGAATTTTTCACAAGCTTTAGGATTCTTAAATGCTGAGGTAAAATCTGGTATTTATATCTCTATGCATGGGGTTGTAGTTGAGTACAGTAGACTAAAAAAAGATAGATCTGTAGGACAATTTTTAATTAATTAG
- a CDS encoding PAS domain-containing sensor histidine kinase, whose translation MLIKNKKKYTLTDIERLYSQIPLIFIIVIALLSFLITFFILDSKQSREIDLLKQKYSLNYEFTKKEEITTFTSYIDKKLKNSFSQEEIHLKNITYKVVGFIQANKLKDKKNLDSYIKNIENTNDLNIVIFTKDDLKILYGESSILYLQNLIYSYKDKKYKEFILKYIYSQGNDNLQYWKDDVARTVRLSFFDKVIINKKEYFIGSFSTINSIKEITKTAIINAINTKKFPIWFYDIISQKTYNFNGNKKYEDSSELFKNKKYNKSYKIIKHYLNNFDYSDEFKNFSYFYDKFDFLVSSFYDKSIIENQLKDTIYKIKKDYRTLLFRIFIYILIGAGFLILLTYLFTSFIKNIITEYNDELEDRRVSLIHWKKRFELAIIASNDGLWDIDFKTKKIYFSDKWLDMFGYKKDELITFSDWFELIHNEDKVNVEKLFDKIFAKADDTFVCEYRLKTKSEGFKWVLARGKSFVDENNELDRMLMMSMDIDKNKRMKKELLDIELLVEDGKIVIFKLVNNENLSVQYISNSIQTFGFSKNMFEKENMRFMNLIHKEDVASVQVAINAAVKKDLPNFTFTCRMINAANEVRWISSRVILIKNHSGQVSHFYGYLNDITKIKLSEEELKLKVEDELAKNREKDRILIQQNKLAAMGEMLGNIAHQWRQPLNNVSLILQFLRDNYKNKDVNDEKLDKFMNKANQHIEYMSETIDDFRNFYKPSKSKNEFYVNECINTLLYMVKNQYEIQNIKINFEYEEVKITNYENELKQALLNILNNAKDALLMKKEKESFEAHINISLKKDNEKMNLEITNNGGNIDEEILYKIYEPYFTTKFEMQGTGIGLYMTKSIIETNMKGKIEVENTSDGVKFIITLNI comes from the coding sequence ATGCTTATTAAAAATAAAAAGAAATACACTTTAACAGATATAGAGCGATTATATTCACAAATACCACTTATATTTATAATTGTAATCGCTTTATTATCTTTTCTTATTACTTTTTTTATTTTGGATTCTAAACAAAGTAGAGAAATAGATTTATTAAAACAAAAATACTCTTTAAACTACGAATTTACTAAAAAAGAAGAGATAACTACATTTACATCTTATATAGATAAAAAACTAAAAAACAGCTTTTCCCAAGAAGAAATACACCTTAAAAATATCACTTATAAAGTAGTTGGATTTATACAAGCAAATAAATTAAAAGATAAAAAAAACTTAGATAGCTATATAAAAAATATAGAAAATACAAACGACTTAAATATTGTAATTTTTACAAAAGATGACTTAAAAATTTTATATGGTGAAAGTTCCATTTTATATTTGCAAAATCTTATTTATAGTTATAAAGATAAAAAATACAAAGAGTTTATTTTAAAATATATATATTCACAAGGCAATGATAATCTTCAATATTGGAAAGATGATGTTGCAAGAACAGTAAGGTTGAGTTTTTTTGATAAAGTAATTATCAATAAGAAAGAGTATTTTATAGGTTCATTTTCTACAATTAATTCAATCAAAGAGATTACTAAAACTGCTATCATAAATGCAATTAATACAAAAAAATTTCCAATATGGTTTTATGATATTATTTCTCAAAAGACTTATAATTTTAATGGGAATAAAAAGTATGAAGACTCAAGTGAATTATTTAAAAACAAGAAATATAATAAATCATACAAAATTATAAAACACTATTTGAACAATTTTGATTATAGTGATGAGTTTAAAAACTTTAGTTATTTTTATGATAAATTTGACTTTTTAGTCTCTAGCTTTTATGATAAAAGTATTATTGAAAACCAATTAAAAGATACAATTTATAAAATCAAAAAAGATTATAGAACCTTGTTATTTAGAATCTTTATTTATATTTTAATAGGTGCTGGATTTCTTATTTTACTTACTTATCTTTTCACAAGTTTTATTAAAAATATCATTACAGAATACAATGATGAACTTGAAGATAGAAGAGTATCTCTAATACATTGGAAAAAAAGATTTGAGTTGGCAATTATTGCCTCAAATGATGGTTTGTGGGATATAGATTTTAAGACTAAAAAAATATATTTTTCAGATAAATGGTTAGATATGTTTGGATATAAAAAGGATGAATTAATTACATTTTCTGATTGGTTTGAGTTGATTCACAATGAAGATAAAGTAAATGTGGAAAAACTATTTGATAAAATATTTGCAAAAGCAGATGATACATTTGTTTGTGAATATAGATTAAAAACTAAAAGTGAAGGCTTTAAATGGGTACTTGCAAGAGGTAAATCTTTTGTTGATGAAAATAATGAATTAGATAGAATGCTAATGATGTCTATGGATATAGACAAAAATAAAAGAATGAAAAAAGAGTTATTGGATATTGAACTTTTAGTTGAAGATGGAAAAATCGTAATCTTTAAACTTGTCAATAATGAAAATCTATCTGTTCAATATATCTCAAATAGTATTCAAACTTTTGGCTTTAGTAAAAATATGTTTGAAAAAGAGAATATGAGATTTATGAATCTTATTCATAAAGAAGATGTGGCAAGTGTTCAAGTTGCTATTAATGCAGCAGTAAAAAAAGATCTACCAAACTTCACTTTTACTTGTAGAATGATAAATGCTGCAAATGAAGTAAGATGGATATCAAGTAGGGTAATTCTTATTAAAAACCACTCAGGACAAGTAAGCCACTTCTATGGGTATTTAAATGACATCACAAAAATAAAGCTAAGTGAAGAAGAACTTAAATTAAAAGTTGAAGATGAACTTGCTAAAAATAGAGAAAAAGATAGAATCCTAATCCAACAAAACAAATTAGCAGCCATGGGAGAGATGTTGGGAAATATCGCTCACCAATGGAGACAGCCACTCAATAATGTATCTTTGATACTCCAATTTTTAAGAGATAATTACAAAAACAAAGATGTAAATGATGAAAAACTTGATAAGTTTATGAATAAAGCAAATCAACATATAGAGTATATGAGTGAGACAATTGATGATTTTAGAAACTTCTATAAACCTTCAAAATCAAAAAATGAGTTTTATGTAAATGAGTGTATTAATACTTTGCTTTACATGGTAAAAAATCAATATGAAATTCAAAATATAAAAATAAATTTTGAGTATGAAGAAGTAAAAATAACAAACTATGAAAATGAACTAAAACAAGCTTTATTAAATATCTTAAATAATGCAAAAGATGCTTTATTGATGAAAAAAGAGAAAGAAAGCTTTGAGGCACATATAAATATATCTTTGAAAAAAGATAATGAAAAAATGAACTTGGAAATAACTAATAATGGTGGAAATATAGATGAAGAGATTTTATATAAAATTTACGAGCCATACTTTACAACAAAGTTTGAGATGCAAGGTACTGGAATAGGTCTTTACATGACAAAATCAATTATAGAAACTAATATGAAAGGAAAAATTGAAGTAGAAAATACAAGTGATGGTGTGAAGTTTATTATCACACTAAATATTTAA
- a CDS encoding response regulator transcription factor, with amino-acid sequence MSEYITRVLLVEDEEDAREILSFYLDTVFDEVKIACDGEEGFDLYEKAYNENKTFDLVLTDIQMPNMDGLTMIEKITRLNENQKFIIVSAYKDEEYLFKSINLNVISYFVKPLEVKNMMVMLKKVKSKVLEDKSNVIVEDELVALNNTYKYNRKTKQLYKNDELVDLTKKEKLLIEALAKNIKEIKTKEYLKEFIWNDANTSDATMRTVIKRVKDKIADDDFIVSKKGLGYLIERGD; translated from the coding sequence ATGAGCGAATATATTACAAGAGTATTATTAGTTGAAGATGAAGAGGACGCAAGGGAGATATTAAGTTTCTACCTTGATACAGTTTTTGATGAAGTAAAAATTGCCTGTGATGGAGAAGAAGGATTTGACTTATATGAAAAAGCATACAATGAAAACAAAACTTTTGACTTAGTTCTAACAGATATCCAAATGCCAAATATGGATGGACTAACAATGATTGAAAAGATTACAAGACTAAATGAAAACCAAAAGTTCATAATAGTATCAGCCTATAAAGATGAAGAGTATCTTTTTAAATCAATAAACTTAAATGTCATATCATATTTTGTAAAACCCTTGGAAGTAAAAAATATGATGGTGATGTTAAAAAAAGTAAAATCAAAAGTCCTAGAAGATAAATCAAATGTAATAGTAGAAGATGAATTAGTAGCTTTAAATAATACATATAAATATAACAGAAAAACTAAACAACTTTATAAAAATGATGAGTTGGTTGATTTAACAAAAAAAGAGAAACTTCTTATCGAAGCTCTTGCTAAAAATATAAAAGAGATAAAAACAAAAGAATATCTAAAAGAGTTTATTTGGAATGATGCTAATACTTCTGATGCTACTATGCGTACGGTTATAAAAAGGGTTAAAGATAAGATTGCTGATGATGATTTTATTGTTTCGAAAAAGGGGTTGGGGTATTTGATTGAGAGAGGTGATTAA